A genome region from Sphingomonas sp. BGYR3 includes the following:
- the chlG gene encoding chlorophyll synthase ChlG, which produces MSDSAFASGYPRIPAWRDVIELGKPVTWFPPMWAFMCGVVSAGVSLIDHWPFLLAGIALTGPLVCGTSQVINDWCDRHVDAINEPGRPIPSGRVPGQWPIAIASIGALISLLVGAALGPWVLAATAVALFCGWSYSARPFRFKRSGWLGPLVCAFSYEGLSWFTGVSVMQGGLPAAPVLIVLSLYSLGAFGIMTLNDFKAVTGDRATGIRSLPVVLGVRGAALLACAVMAAAQLFVVGQLAVLGLWISTALVSLSLLIQLGLMARMVGDPARLAPWYNATGVSLYVLGMLAAALGLGGYL; this is translated from the coding sequence ATGTCAGACTCCGCCTTCGCATCGGGATATCCCCGCATTCCTGCCTGGCGCGACGTCATCGAGCTGGGCAAGCCGGTCACCTGGTTTCCGCCGATGTGGGCATTCATGTGCGGCGTCGTTTCCGCCGGGGTGTCGCTGATCGATCACTGGCCGTTTCTGCTGGCGGGCATCGCGCTGACCGGGCCGCTGGTGTGCGGCACCAGTCAGGTGATCAACGATTGGTGCGACCGGCATGTCGACGCGATCAACGAACCGGGTCGGCCGATCCCGTCGGGCCGCGTGCCCGGCCAATGGCCGATCGCGATTGCGAGCATTGGCGCGCTGATTTCCCTGCTTGTCGGGGCAGCGCTGGGTCCATGGGTGCTGGCGGCCACCGCGGTCGCCCTGTTCTGCGGATGGAGCTACAGCGCGCGGCCGTTCCGGTTCAAGCGCAGCGGCTGGCTTGGTCCGCTGGTCTGCGCGTTCAGTTATGAGGGGCTGTCCTGGTTCACCGGGGTCAGCGTGATGCAGGGCGGCTTGCCGGCCGCGCCGGTGCTCATCGTGCTGTCGCTGTACAGCCTGGGCGCATTCGGGATCATGACGCTGAACGATTTCAAGGCGGTGACCGGCGACCGCGCGACCGGCATCCGGTCGCTGCCCGTCGTGCTGGGCGTGCGGGGGGCGGCACTGCTCGCCTGCGCGGTGATGGCGGCGGCGCAACTGTTCGTCGTGGGGCAGCTTGCGGTGCTCGGCCTGTGGATTTCGACGGCGCTGGTGTCGCTGTCGCTGCTGATCCAGCTGGGGCTGATGGCACGGATGGTCGGCGATCCCGCGCGGCTGGCGCCATGGTACAACGCCACGGGCGTTTCGCTGTACGTGCTGGGGATGCTTGCCGCGGCCCTTGGGCTGGGGGGATATCTGTAA
- the ppsR gene encoding transcriptional regulator PpsR produces MHKPTPRGLAITFSDPEVLAEGFSKRDIFDLACSAGDIVLAIDQNRIIRDIAASSMDYVFANRWIGRRWTDTVTVESRDKIDAMLDGRDEGGNGWRQLNHLGDGEEVPVSYRVIESPATGWFIAIGRDLRSVATLQQRVLKAQQAMERDYLNLRQAETRYRLLFDTIANPVVITDGETHQIQQANQAFYLAVGAAPGSLEGKTLLARIDPADRDAVVAYLGAALVNPGIAAVSARFAGQQDARQLSATAFRQGGRQYWLVSVIESAQHVSANQADRDMLEMVERMPDAFVLSDHKHRIIVANRAFADLVQAGSVEQLRGMSLAGMIGRRDIDLALLRKQLASDHVVRNFGSIVHDLNGGEEAVEISAVMIERDQPIYGYSVRNVSRRERDLPPDAQDAPRSVEQLTSLVGRKTLKAIVRESTDLIERMCIEAALVHTADNRASAAEILGLSRQSLYAKLHRHGLGNLTDRE; encoded by the coding sequence ATGCACAAACCCACGCCTCGCGGATTAGCAATCACGTTCAGTGATCCCGAGGTGCTGGCCGAGGGATTTTCGAAGCGGGACATTTTCGATCTGGCCTGTTCGGCGGGCGATATTGTGCTGGCGATCGACCAGAACCGCATCATCCGCGATATTGCGGCCAGTTCCATGGATTACGTCTTTGCCAACCGCTGGATCGGCCGCCGCTGGACCGACACCGTGACGGTGGAAAGCCGGGACAAGATCGACGCCATGCTGGATGGCCGGGACGAGGGCGGCAATGGCTGGCGCCAGCTCAACCACCTTGGCGATGGCGAGGAAGTGCCGGTCAGCTATCGCGTGATCGAATCCCCCGCCACCGGCTGGTTCATTGCTATCGGGCGCGATCTGCGCAGCGTCGCGACGCTTCAGCAGCGGGTGCTGAAGGCGCAGCAGGCGATGGAGCGCGACTATCTGAACCTGCGTCAGGCGGAAACGCGCTATCGGCTGTTGTTCGACACCATCGCCAACCCGGTGGTGATCACCGATGGCGAGACGCATCAGATTCAGCAGGCGAACCAGGCATTCTATCTGGCCGTCGGCGCTGCGCCGGGATCGCTGGAGGGCAAGACGCTGCTCGCCCGGATCGATCCTGCGGATCGCGATGCCGTTGTCGCCTATCTTGGGGCGGCGCTGGTCAACCCCGGGATCGCAGCCGTGTCGGCCCGCTTTGCCGGGCAGCAGGATGCGCGGCAGCTGTCGGCGACCGCGTTTCGTCAGGGCGGCCGGCAATATTGGCTGGTCAGCGTGATCGAAAGCGCACAGCACGTCAGTGCAAACCAGGCCGACCGCGACATGCTCGAAATGGTCGAGCGGATGCCGGACGCCTTCGTCCTGTCGGATCACAAGCACCGCATCATCGTTGCCAACCGCGCCTTTGCCGATCTGGTCCAGGCCGGATCGGTCGAGCAGCTGCGCGGCATGTCGCTGGCCGGGATGATCGGGCGGCGCGACATCGACCTAGCCCTGTTGCGCAAGCAGCTGGCGTCCGACCATGTCGTGCGCAATTTCGGGTCGATCGTCCATGACCTGAACGGCGGGGAAGAGGCGGTGGAGATTTCCGCCGTGATGATCGAGCGGGATCAGCCGATCTATGGCTATTCCGTCCGCAATGTCAGCCGCCGGGAACGCGACCTGCCGCCGGACGCACAGGACGCCCCGCGCTCTGTCGAACAGCTGACCAGTCTGGTGGGGCGAAAGACGCTGAAGGCGATCGTGCGGGAAAGTACCGATCTGATCGAACGGATGTGCATCGAGGCGGCGTTGGTCCACACCGCCGACAACCGCGCATCGGCCGCCGAGATCCTGGGGCTGAGCCGCCAGAGCCTGTATGCCAAACTGCATCGGCATGGCCTGGGCAACCTGACCGACCGCGAATAA
- a CDS encoding cobalamin B12-binding domain-containing protein, whose amino-acid sequence MALVFGLSELKSRLTAWRWDRRSSDRRSGRSAKALPPGYGPEGEDPGISFMIEHQVIPLLVHACYDPGATITAEPEDSGGGDGDGNGAQPPLDADVEPFAQLALKAEAPELVAFVERRLDEGHSVETLFVGLMAPAARLLGEYWENDSRDFLDVTMGLWRIQQALRQLAERTMPPMRSGHGRHSVLMSAMPGDQHGFGTQMVAECFSRAGWNTDLLIQPSSSELHQKLAEFHYDILGLTVSCDCSTATLRNLVTAARSVSRNPDIRILIGGRVVNDHPDLVAACGADGTAADAVSAVATATRLIPNVRKQPDDLI is encoded by the coding sequence ATGGCTTTGGTGTTCGGCCTGAGCGAACTCAAATCTCGATTGACCGCCTGGCGATGGGATCGTCGCAGCAGCGACCGGCGATCGGGGCGTTCGGCCAAGGCGTTGCCGCCCGGCTATGGCCCGGAGGGTGAGGATCCGGGCATTTCGTTCATGATCGAGCACCAGGTCATCCCGCTGCTGGTGCACGCCTGTTACGACCCCGGTGCCACGATCACGGCGGAACCGGAGGATTCAGGCGGCGGGGATGGCGATGGCAACGGCGCGCAACCGCCGCTGGATGCGGACGTCGAACCTTTTGCCCAGCTGGCATTGAAGGCCGAGGCGCCCGAACTGGTCGCCTTTGTCGAGCGGCGGCTGGACGAGGGACATTCGGTCGAAACGCTGTTCGTCGGACTGATGGCCCCCGCCGCGCGGTTGCTGGGCGAATATTGGGAAAATGACAGCCGCGATTTCCTGGATGTCACCATGGGGCTGTGGCGTATTCAGCAGGCGCTGCGTCAGCTTGCCGAGCGGACCATGCCGCCGATGCGCAGCGGCCATGGGCGCCATTCGGTGCTGATGTCCGCCATGCCCGGCGACCAGCACGGGTTCGGAACGCAGATGGTTGCGGAATGCTTCTCCCGCGCCGGATGGAACACCGATCTGCTGATCCAGCCGTCCAGCTCCGAACTGCACCAGAAACTGGCCGAGTTTCACTACGATATCCTAGGATTGACCGTCAGTTGCGACTGTTCTACGGCGACACTCCGCAATTTGGTCACTGCGGCTCGGTCTGTGTCGCGCAACCCCGATATCCGGATCCTGATCGGTGGACGGGTGGTGAACGACCATCCCGACCTGGTGGCGGCGTGCGGTGCCGACGGTACGGCGGCCGATGCAGTGTCGGCGGTTGCGACCGCTACGCGTCTTATCCCGAACGTCAGGAAACAACCTGATGATCTGATATAG
- the bchF gene encoding 2-vinyl bacteriochlorophyllide hydratase, translating into MEAQGWRNPRTAAAAPDAGRPLYTAEQRQRRDESVWTLIQGILAPVQFVIFLISAFLVCRFLLTGDGREAAELSILAKTGALYAIMVTGSIWEKVVFDAWLFARPFFWEDVFSMAVLALHTAYLVMLFGGHGTPQQQMAVALAGYAAYVVNAGQFLWKLRVARLQGARGMAVAA; encoded by the coding sequence ATCGAGGCTCAAGGTTGGCGGAACCCACGCACCGCCGCTGCCGCGCCGGATGCGGGCCGGCCGCTCTACACGGCCGAACAGCGTCAACGCCGCGACGAATCGGTCTGGACATTGATCCAGGGAATCCTTGCCCCCGTTCAGTTCGTCATCTTTCTGATCAGCGCGTTTCTCGTCTGCCGGTTTCTGCTGACCGGCGACGGGCGCGAGGCGGCGGAACTGTCCATCCTCGCCAAAACGGGCGCGCTCTACGCCATCATGGTCACCGGATCGATCTGGGAAAAGGTCGTGTTCGACGCGTGGCTGTTTGCCCGCCCGTTCTTCTGGGAAGATGTGTTCAGCATGGCGGTGCTCGCGCTGCACACCGCCTATCTGGTGATGCTGTTCGGCGGCCATGGCACCCCGCAACAACAGATGGCCGTCGCGCTGGCAGGCTATGCCGCCTATGTCGTCAACGCGGGCCAGTTCCTGTGGAAACTGCGTGTCGCCCGGTTGCAGGGCGCACGGGGCATGGCGGTGGCGGCATGA
- a CDS encoding ferredoxin:protochlorophyllide reductase (ATP-dependent) subunit N, producing MNAPVLAPPQAPADDGALPVLRERGQREVFCGLTGIVWLHRKMQDAFFLVVGSRTCAHLLQSAAGVMIFAEPRFATAIMEERDLAGLADANEELDRIVRQLIERRPEIRTLFLVGSCPSEVIKLDLARAAERLGAAYAPHVRILNYSGSGIETTFTEGEDACLAALVPEMPALDADAPANLVIAGSLPDIVEDQFRRIFDELGIGPVACLPARTLADTPGIGPNTRYLLAQPFLGETGQRLDGRGATRIDALFPFGVEGTTAWFHAAAAAFNIPADRVAAVLAPYQARAAQAIAHHRDRLAGRSIFFMPDSQLEIPLARFLANELGMVLTEIGTPYLHRHHLAAELAALPPGVQISEGQDVDRQLDRVRAIRPDLTVCGLGLANPLEAQGLSTKWAIELVFSPIHGFDQAGDLAELFARPLRRRDVLKV from the coding sequence ATGAACGCCCCCGTGCTCGCCCCGCCCCAGGCCCCGGCCGATGACGGCGCGTTGCCCGTCCTGCGCGAACGGGGCCAGCGCGAAGTGTTCTGCGGCCTGACCGGCATCGTCTGGCTGCATCGCAAGATGCAGGATGCGTTTTTCCTGGTCGTCGGATCGCGCACCTGCGCCCATCTGCTGCAATCCGCAGCCGGGGTAATGATTTTCGCCGAACCGCGCTTCGCCACCGCGATCATGGAGGAACGCGACCTGGCCGGCCTGGCCGACGCCAATGAGGAGCTGGACCGGATCGTCCGCCAGCTGATCGAACGCCGGCCGGAAATCCGCACGCTGTTCCTGGTCGGCAGTTGCCCGTCGGAAGTCATCAAGCTCGACCTTGCCCGCGCGGCCGAGCGGCTGGGTGCGGCCTATGCCCCCCATGTCCGCATCCTCAACTATTCGGGCAGCGGCATCGAAACCACGTTTACCGAGGGCGAGGACGCGTGCCTTGCCGCGCTGGTCCCCGAAATGCCCGCGCTGGATGCCGATGCGCCCGCCAATCTGGTCATCGCCGGATCGCTGCCCGACATTGTCGAGGATCAGTTCCGGCGGATCTTTGACGAACTGGGCATCGGCCCCGTCGCCTGCCTGCCCGCGCGGACGCTGGCCGACACGCCGGGCATCGGCCCCAACACCCGCTATCTGCTGGCCCAGCCCTTTCTGGGCGAAACCGGACAGCGGCTCGATGGTCGCGGCGCAACCCGGATCGATGCGCTGTTCCCGTTCGGGGTTGAAGGGACGACGGCCTGGTTCCACGCCGCCGCCGCAGCATTCAACATTCCGGCGGACCGCGTGGCGGCGGTGCTCGCCCCCTATCAGGCACGGGCGGCACAGGCGATTGCGCATCACCGCGACCGGCTGGCCGGGCGGTCGATCTTCTTCATGCCGGATTCGCAGCTGGAAATCCCGCTGGCCCGGTTCCTGGCCAATGAACTGGGCATGGTGCTGACCGAAATCGGCACGCCGTACCTGCACCGCCATCATCTGGCGGCGGAACTGGCCGCCCTGCCCCCCGGGGTGCAGATCAGCGAAGGTCAGGATGTCGATCGCCAGCTGGACCGGGTGCGGGCGATCCGGCCCGATCTGACCGTCTGCGGCCTTGGCCTTGCCAATCCGCTGGAGGCGCAGGGCCTGTCCACCAAATGGGCAATCGAACTCGTCTTCTCGCCCATCCATGGCTTCGATCAGGCGGGCGACCTGGCCGAACTGTTCGCCCGGCCGCTGCGCCGCCGCGACGTGTTGAAGGTATAG
- the bchB gene encoding ferredoxin:protochlorophyllide reductase (ATP-dependent) subunit B, translated as MQLSVWTYEGPPHIGAMRVATGMRGVHYLLHSPQGDTYADLLFTMIERRDHRPPVTYTTFQARDLGKDTSELFQTAAHDVIARHAPDALLVGASCTAELIQDDPAGLVEKMGLGLPVIPLDLPSYQRKEHWGASETFYQIVRTLTDKRRRAPDRAGRRARANLLGPTALGFRHRDDIVEVTALLSELGIDVHVVAPLGASVDQIASLGEADFNIVLYPETGEAAAQWLEREFRQPYTRTVPIGVNATMEFIAEVAGLAGVDSALMLDRARSRMSWWSRSIDSTYLTGKRVFIFGDGTHAVAAARIASEELGFKVVGLGCYNRETARDVRAAARQLGLEPLITDDHLVVEQAIKDAQPELVLGTQMERHIAKRFAIPCAVISAPVHVQDFPARHSPQMGFEGANVIFDTWVHPLVMGLEEHLLTMFRDDFEFHDGAGASHLGPGHAAPAEAPVIAAADTAAAWSADAERELKKIPFFVRGKARRNTELFAQEQGIDTIELATLYEAKAHYAR; from the coding sequence ATGCAGCTTTCCGTCTGGACCTATGAAGGACCGCCGCACATCGGGGCGATGCGCGTGGCCACGGGCATGCGCGGCGTCCATTACCTGCTGCATTCGCCGCAGGGCGATACCTATGCCGACCTGTTGTTCACGATGATCGAGCGGCGGGATCACCGCCCACCCGTCACCTACACCACCTTTCAGGCGCGCGACCTGGGCAAGGATACGTCGGAGCTGTTCCAGACCGCGGCGCATGACGTGATCGCCCGGCACGCGCCCGATGCGCTGCTGGTCGGCGCATCCTGTACCGCGGAGCTGATTCAGGACGATCCGGCCGGGCTGGTCGAGAAAATGGGCCTTGGCCTGCCGGTCATCCCGCTCGACCTGCCAAGCTATCAGCGCAAGGAACATTGGGGCGCGTCGGAAACATTCTATCAGATCGTCCGGACACTGACCGACAAGCGGCGGCGCGCGCCGGATCGTGCCGGGCGGCGGGCGCGGGCCAATCTGCTTGGCCCGACCGCGCTCGGCTTTCGTCACCGGGACGACATTGTCGAGGTGACGGCCCTGTTGTCCGAACTGGGGATCGACGTGCACGTCGTCGCTCCGCTGGGCGCATCGGTGGATCAGATCGCCAGCCTGGGCGAGGCGGATTTCAATATCGTCCTCTATCCCGAAACCGGCGAGGCCGCCGCCCAGTGGCTGGAACGCGAATTCCGTCAGCCGTACACGCGCACCGTGCCGATCGGCGTCAATGCGACGATGGAATTCATCGCGGAGGTCGCCGGGCTGGCGGGGGTCGATTCCGCCCTGATGCTCGACCGGGCGCGGTCGCGCATGTCGTGGTGGAGCCGGTCGATCGATTCCACCTATCTGACGGGCAAGCGGGTTTTCATCTTTGGCGATGGCACCCATGCCGTCGCCGCCGCGCGCATCGCCAGCGAGGAGCTGGGGTTCAAGGTCGTCGGCCTGGGCTGCTACAACCGCGAAACCGCCCGCGACGTGCGCGCCGCCGCCCGTCAGCTGGGGCTGGAGCCGCTGATCACCGACGACCATCTGGTCGTGGAACAGGCGATCAAGGACGCACAGCCGGAACTGGTGCTGGGCACTCAGATGGAACGCCACATCGCCAAACGGTTCGCCATCCCGTGCGCCGTCATCTCCGCGCCCGTCCATGTTCAGGATTTCCCGGCCCGCCATTCGCCCCAGATGGGGTTCGAGGGCGCGAATGTGATCTTCGACACCTGGGTCCATCCGCTGGTCATGGGGCTTGAGGAACATCTGCTGACGATGTTCCGCGACGATTTCGAGTTCCACGATGGCGCGGGCGCATCGCATCTTGGCCCCGGTCATGCAGCACCGGCCGAAGCGCCCGTCATCGCCGCTGCAGACACCGCCGCCGCATGGAGCGCGGATGCCGAGCGGGAACTCAAGAAAATTCCGTTCTTCGTCCGCGGCAAGGCCCGGCGGAATACCGAACTGTTCGCCCAGGAACAGGGCATCGACACGATCGAACTGGCAACGCTGTACGAGGCAAAGGCGCATTATGCCCGGTAA